In Amycolatopsis sp. FBCC-B4732, the genomic stretch GCTGGCTGAGCGAGCTGTACGCGGTGCAGAAGGACCGCTTCATCGGGACGAACTTCGACTCGCCCGCCGACCTGGCCCGCCCCGAGCTGGCGAAGCTCGCCGCGCTGGGCGGGTTCGGCAGGCTCGGCCCGCGCATCAGCCGCTACCTGCTCGACGAGCGCGTCCGGCGGCTGTTCTCCTTCCAGGCGCTCTACGCGGGCCTCGACCCGGCGCGCGCGATCGGCGCGTACGGCGTCATCTCGTACATGGACACCGTCGGCGGCGTCTACTACCCCGAAGGCGGGATGGGCGAGATCGGCCGGGCGCTGACCGGTGCCGCCGCGCGGGCGGGCGCGGCCGTCCGGTTCGGCACCGAAGCCGCCTGGCTCGAACGGGTGAATTCGCGGGTGCGCGCGGTGCGGACGCGCTCGGGCGAGCGGATCGCGTGCGACGCCGTCGTGCTGGCCACCGAGCTGTCCACGGCGTACCGGCTGATCGGCGCGCGGCCCCGGCGTCCGGTGCCGTTGCGCTACTCGCCGTCCGCCGTGGTGCTGCACGGGCGGACCACCGAGAAGTGGGACCTCGGCCACCACACGATCTTCTTCGGCGGTGCCTGGGAGCGGACGTTCGCGGAGATCATCCGCGAGGGAAAGCTGATGAGCGACCCGTCGCTGCTGGTCACGCGCCCGACGGCGACCGACCCCGGGCTGGCCGGGCGCGGTGGCGAGATCGTCTCGGTGCTCGCGCCCGCGCCGAACCTGCACCGCGGCCGGGTCGCCTGGGACCGCCTGCGCGGGCCGTACCGCGAAGAGCTGTTCCGCACGCTGGAGGCCCGCGGGCTGACCGGCTTCGGCGACGAGTTCAGCGTCGACGAGACCATCACCCCGGCGGACTGGGCGGCGCGCGGGCTCGCGGCGGGGACGCCGTTCTCGCTGGCGCACACGTTCGCGCAGACCGGCCCGTTCCGGCCGGCGAACCTGGTGCGCGCGGCGGGCAACGTCGTGCTCGCCGGCTGCGGCACCACCCCCGGCGTCGGCATCCCGCCGGTGCTCATCTCGGGACGACTGGCGGCGGAAAGGATCACCGGCCGGTGAACGAACTCGACGCCGCGGGCATCACGGCGCCGGACCTGCGGGCCGCGTACACCGAATGCCGGCGCATCAACGCGCACCACGGGCGCACGTTCTTCCTGGCGACCCGGCTGCTGCCGGCCCGGGCCCGCCCGGCGGCGCACGCGCTGTACGGGTTCGCGCGGATGGCCGACGAACTGGTCGACAACCCGGCCCCGGGCAGCGACCCGGCGGCGGCCCTCGACCGGGTCGGCGACCTGGTCGACGTCGTCTTCGACGGCGGGACCCCGGACGACGCGGTGCTCGTGGCGCTGGCCGACACCGTGCGGCGCTACGACCTTTCGCGCGACCTCTTCGCCGCGTTCCTGAAGTCGATGCGGATGGACCTTTCGCCGGTCGAGTTCGCGACGTTCGCCGAGCTGGGCGAGTACGTGTACGGCTCGGCCTCGGTGATCGGGCTGCAGATGCTGCCGGTGTTCGGCACGATCGGGCCGCCGGCCGACGCCGAGCCGGGCGCGATCGCGCTGGGCGAGGCGTTCCAGCTGACGAACTTCCTGCGCGACGTCGGCGAGGACCTCGACCGGGGCCGCCTGTACCTGCCGCTCGACGAACTGGCCGCGTTCGGCGTCTCGCGGTCGCTGCTCGAGGAGCGGCGGCCGGACCCGCGGATCCGCGCGGCGATGGCGTACTTCGTGGCGCGGACGCGGGCGGTGTACCGGCGAGCCGAAGCCGGGGTTCCCTTGCTGCGCCCCGAATCCCGGCCGTGCGTGCGGACGGCGTTGACGCTGTACCAGGGCATCCTCGACGAGATCGTCGCACTGGACTACGACATCCTGACGCGGCGGGCGGTGGTGCCGAAGTCGCGCAGGCTGGTAGTCGCCGCACCAGCCTTGGCGAGAGTCACGCTGAGCCGCCGATCACGGGCGTAACACCAGCGGAACTACCAGCGAGTCGGATGACGTCTTCGTGCGAATCGACCGGCTTGGTGGCGGCGGATGAACAGTCCTGAAGAAATCGTCGGTCGGCGGCTCGGTCGCGAGGCCGCGATCGCACGGGCCGACGAAGCCGACGCCCGCGCGACGGCGGCAGCGAACCTGCAGGCGGCGCGTCAAGCGGCAATGGCCTCGATTCGCGGGTCGCTGGCATCACTCGCGGGCTACGAGTACTTCGAGGCGAAGATCATCCGCCCGACGCTGAAGACCCACGGCCGCTTCCGCACCAAGGCGGACACATCCGCGCGCGTGGCCCGGAAGCTGACGTCCGAGCTGGAGCGGGACAAGGAAAGGTCTGGCAAGAAGTCCGGACGTACCTCGCAGACCTGGTGGTACTGCTCGATACCCGGACCCGCAACAAGCAGCTCGACCGCGACATCTCGGCGAAGTACGGCCTCGACCACGACCAGGTCGTCGCCGAGCTGGACAGGGTGCTCGGGCTGAGCACGCCCTCCCCGACCCCCAAGGAGCTGCCACCCGCTGTCGATCTGGCAGGTCTCGACAAGCTGCTTGTTCGTGAGCGAGCGGCTCGGACATCGCTCGACCACGGCACCTCGCCGTCGGAGACAGCCTGAACGTCGCAGGCCGGTAGTCGCGCTACCACCGTCGGCCGCGGTCTGGGCGCGCGAAACGTTCCGGAGCGGTCGTAGGCTGCGATCATGACCGAACGACGCATCCGGATCGGCCTGCAGCTCCAGCCGCAGCACGCCGACTACGACACCATCCGGCGCACCGCGTCGGCCGCCGAAGACCTCGGGGCCGACATCGTCTTCAACTGGGACCACTTCTACCCGCTGTACGGCGATCCCGACGGCCTGCACTTCGAGTGCTGGACGA encodes the following:
- the crtI gene encoding phytoene desaturase family protein, which produces MRTIEGPADHVVVIGAGLAGLSAALHLLGAGRRVTLLEQADTPGGRAGQQSFDGNAVDTGASVLTMPELLEEAFAAVGESLAKNLRLTRLDPAYRARFADGSSLALHTDGDAMEAEIREFAGAREAAGYRALRRWLSELYAVQKDRFIGTNFDSPADLARPELAKLAALGGFGRLGPRISRYLLDERVRRLFSFQALYAGLDPARAIGAYGVISYMDTVGGVYYPEGGMGEIGRALTGAAARAGAAVRFGTEAAWLERVNSRVRAVRTRSGERIACDAVVLATELSTAYRLIGARPRRPVPLRYSPSAVVLHGRTTEKWDLGHHTIFFGGAWERTFAEIIREGKLMSDPSLLVTRPTATDPGLAGRGGEIVSVLAPAPNLHRGRVAWDRLRGPYREELFRTLEARGLTGFGDEFSVDETITPADWAARGLAAGTPFSLAHTFAQTGPFRPANLVRAAGNVVLAGCGTTPGVGIPPVLISGRLAAERITGR
- a CDS encoding phytoene/squalene synthase family protein; this encodes MNELDAAGITAPDLRAAYTECRRINAHHGRTFFLATRLLPARARPAAHALYGFARMADELVDNPAPGSDPAAALDRVGDLVDVVFDGGTPDDAVLVALADTVRRYDLSRDLFAAFLKSMRMDLSPVEFATFAELGEYVYGSASVIGLQMLPVFGTIGPPADAEPGAIALGEAFQLTNFLRDVGEDLDRGRLYLPLDELAAFGVSRSLLEERRPDPRIRAAMAYFVARTRAVYRRAEAGVPLLRPESRPCVRTALTLYQGILDEIVALDYDILTRRAVVPKSRRLVVAAPALARVTLSRRSRA